In the genome of Cyanobacterium sp. T60_A2020_053, one region contains:
- a CDS encoding mechanosensitive ion channel family protein yields MNFSFDTIFNLTPKIQTFLIDILIVLFILISSYFIIKISKNFVFRQLRKITKKTETELDQQIIEILNKHIIPISYFIFCYLIIKELQINETLLGLTRTLFGIAVTLCFARFLVDLARVVINFYSKKYHYSDSIIERNINALFPAIRVIIWTISGIIIISNLGFDIGAIVAGLGIGGVAIALASQGILQDLFSYFAILFDRPFEISDLVSIDDFIGYVEHIGIKTTRIKALTGEQLILANTDLTNSRLRNFKRMQSRQVILKIGVIYETSNEKLKNIPDIIKKSLNSLDNITFDIAYFSGFGDFSLDFEVIYYVHSNELKMYRQAQHNVNLAVKFAFRESGLEFAYPTELHYLKGNQ; encoded by the coding sequence ATGAATTTTAGTTTCGATACAATTTTTAACTTAACCCCAAAAATACAAACATTTTTAATTGATATTTTAATTGTTTTATTTATTTTAATTAGTAGCTACTTTATTATTAAAATCAGTAAAAACTTTGTATTTCGACAACTTAGAAAGATTACTAAAAAGACCGAAACTGAATTAGATCAGCAAATTATAGAAATTCTTAATAAGCATATTATTCCCATTAGTTATTTCATTTTTTGCTATTTAATTATCAAAGAACTACAAATTAATGAAACTTTATTAGGATTAACCAGAACATTATTTGGTATTGCTGTTACCCTTTGTTTTGCTAGATTCTTAGTGGATTTGGCACGAGTTGTTATTAATTTTTATAGTAAAAAATATCATTACTCAGATTCAATTATTGAAAGAAATATTAACGCACTTTTTCCAGCCATCAGAGTTATTATTTGGACTATCTCAGGAATTATAATTATCAGTAATTTGGGTTTTGATATTGGTGCCATTGTTGCTGGTTTAGGCATTGGTGGTGTAGCCATCGCCCTTGCTTCCCAAGGTATTTTACAGGACTTATTTAGTTATTTCGCTATTTTATTTGACCGTCCTTTTGAAATTTCTGACTTAGTTTCTATCGATGATTTTATTGGTTATGTAGAACATATTGGCATCAAAACCACCAGAATTAAAGCCTTAACAGGGGAACAATTAATTTTAGCTAATACTGATTTAACGAATAGTCGTTTACGCAATTTTAAAAGGATGCAAAGTCGTCAAGTTATTCTTAAAATTGGTGTAATTTATGAGACATCTAATGAAAAGTTAAAAAATATTCCTGATATTATTAAAAAATCGTTAAATTCTCTTGATAATATTACTTTTGATATTGCTTATTTTTCAGGATTTGGTGATTTTAGCCTTGATTTTGAGGTAATTTACTATGTCCATAGTAATGAGTTAAAAATGTATCGTCAGGCTCAACATAATGTCAATTTAGCTGTTAAATTTGCCTTTCGAGAGTCAGGATTAGAGTTTGCTTATCCCACTGAGTTACATTATCTTAAAGGGAATCAGTAG
- a CDS encoding response regulator has product MNTKLKQINFGLIILILLSYLGNYFKLPLFFGLDFLFGSIFVWVITYYYGQFWGALGGFIASTYTYFLWGHPYAIFTFSCEIIIVNYFWYKNNKNLVLLNILYWLLVGIPLIVISYGFILSVSPTELKLIALKQMINGVLNSVIALLIIDYLPVNKILKHNYFNKLILPFEQNLLNSLITVIFIPLFVLSLISSNYQLAQTRTSIVAELNQISSAFTEDIKNWKMEYQTALLTIAEKQYSNVDLMKNDLEIIQRTFPYFDYIYVANETGDIIAFASKNNLEMTSLISDNIADTEKFKISQQNQQKSLMVLHSNEGEKQLHLCLISARNLNNKWSGFVAGSININSWQDFINDNLGKRDGDILILNQDNKLLVSGHNTIEKDRYFSFNSDENREINLVDYKNIFTANIYHSLPKTKGTPIVKRWKESYYFHKIDTLSDFPFVVVATVDAKNYVTKLQEYYIRILTMMVIIAIITFVFARKVSKDIVKPLKSLAKITTDLPEKITDNKTIKWQPTNITEIDILTKNYQSMIAILQEKFIQLKESKENLAIRVAERTKELELNTIKLQEEIKEKQAIEQKLRAKDERYELAVSGTNDGIWDWDLNTNEVYFSPAWMRIIGYEENPLPATINTWFDRIHDDDKEKNLQDIHQYLENEKPLYNNIHRLQHRNGEYIWIQAKGKQDYDQNGKTYRLVGTITDISEKVAVEQELIIAKEQAEGANRAKSEFLATMSHEIRTPMNAVIGMAGLLLDTDLTPEQQEFTEIIRTSSDSLLNIINDILDFSKIESGKLELEQQPFSLYQAVEESLDLVAPKASHKQLELVYTIDGEVNNFLVGDVTRLKQILVNLLSNAVKFTQSGEVVLSIHQQRPSQLLFIVKDTGIGIPANGMNRLFKPFCQVDASTTRNYGGTGLGLAICQRLIKLMGGMMWAESRGEIMGVYPPDWEIESNPQTPGSKFCFVIPAKFLYQNSAPQENTQQLLQGKKILIVDDNEINRQVLMSQCQNFGLITITASSAKEALLILKSQQPLDFAILDMQMPYMDGVTLAKKISYLPHYQSLPLILLSSMGHGHIEQALSEVNWAATLVKPIKQSKLYQILSTIVTQAQSPEKSAKIINSSAANLTNIATVTPLKILIAEDNIINQKVITNILKRLGYRADVVSNGVEVLDILRHESYDLILMDVQMPDMDGLTATRQIRTLWRHNRSNFSGNPPYIIAMTANAMEGDRQRCLDAGMDDYLGKPVRVEALVEKLKTVRKSDSTVIFNINNLSVLKNTYSEESMMKLDTQIITELKDMIGEEDFEEVFQDLIISYLEDTPGLLQGIQAGITTEDVELVQINAHTLKSSSITLGAKSLSQLCKMLEQSTIKGNLDEADILFTSILAEYKRVENTMRALVKNK; this is encoded by the coding sequence ATCAATACTAAATTAAAACAAATTAATTTCGGTTTAATAATTTTAATCTTGCTAAGTTATCTGGGTAATTATTTTAAATTACCTTTATTTTTTGGTCTGGATTTTTTGTTTGGTAGTATTTTTGTTTGGGTAATTACCTATTATTATGGGCAGTTTTGGGGGGCGCTGGGAGGCTTTATTGCTAGTACATATACTTATTTTTTATGGGGGCATCCTTACGCTATTTTTACTTTTTCTTGTGAAATTATTATAGTTAATTATTTTTGGTATAAAAATAATAAAAATCTAGTTTTATTAAATATTCTTTATTGGTTATTAGTAGGTATTCCTTTAATAGTTATTAGTTATGGTTTTATCTTATCTGTTTCTCCCACAGAACTAAAATTAATTGCTCTCAAACAGATGATAAATGGAGTTTTAAACTCAGTTATAGCTCTTTTAATTATTGACTATCTTCCCGTTAATAAAATACTTAAACACAACTATTTTAATAAACTTATTTTACCTTTCGAGCAAAATCTTTTAAACTCTCTAATAACGGTTATTTTCATTCCATTATTTGTTTTAAGTTTGATTAGTAGTAATTATCAATTAGCACAAACTAGAACTTCTATCGTTGCAGAATTAAATCAAATTAGTAGCGCATTTACTGAAGATATAAAAAACTGGAAAATGGAATATCAAACAGCATTGTTAACCATTGCTGAGAAACAATATTCTAATGTTGATTTAATGAAAAATGATTTAGAAATTATCCAGCGCACGTTTCCCTATTTCGACTATATTTATGTAGCTAATGAAACAGGAGATATTATTGCTTTTGCTAGTAAAAATAATCTAGAAATGACCTCATTAATTAGTGACAATATTGCTGATACTGAAAAGTTTAAAATATCTCAGCAAAACCAACAAAAATCTCTCATGGTACTTCACAGTAATGAAGGAGAAAAACAACTTCATTTGTGTTTAATCAGCGCCCGTAACCTCAACAATAAATGGTCTGGATTTGTGGCTGGTTCGATTAATATTAATAGCTGGCAAGATTTTATTAACGATAATTTAGGTAAACGTGATGGAGATATACTAATCTTAAATCAAGATAATAAATTATTAGTTAGTGGACATAATACTATAGAAAAAGATAGATATTTTAGTTTTAATAGTGATGAAAATAGAGAAATAAATTTAGTTGATTATAAAAATATTTTCACTGCAAATATTTATCATTCTTTACCGAAGACTAAAGGCACACCAATTGTGAAAAGATGGAAAGAATCTTATTATTTTCATAAAATTGATACCTTATCCGATTTTCCCTTTGTTGTCGTGGCAACTGTTGATGCTAAAAATTACGTTACTAAACTTCAAGAATACTATATTCGCATTCTGACAATGATGGTTATTATTGCCATTATTACTTTTGTCTTTGCTCGAAAAGTAAGTAAAGATATAGTAAAACCACTCAAATCCTTAGCAAAGATAACCACAGACTTACCAGAGAAAATAACTGATAATAAAACCATAAAATGGCAACCTACCAATATCACAGAAATAGATATTTTAACTAAGAATTATCAATCAATGATTGCTATTTTGCAAGAAAAATTTATTCAGTTAAAAGAATCAAAAGAAAACTTAGCCATTAGAGTGGCAGAAAGAACCAAAGAATTAGAATTAAATACCATTAAACTGCAAGAAGAAATTAAAGAAAAACAAGCTATAGAACAAAAATTAAGAGCAAAAGATGAACGCTATGAATTAGCCGTTTCCGGCACAAATGACGGTATTTGGGATTGGGATTTAAACACCAATGAAGTATATTTTTCTCCGGCTTGGATGCGCATAATTGGCTATGAAGAAAATCCTCTCCCCGCCACAATTAATACTTGGTTTGATCGCATTCACGATGATGATAAAGAAAAAAATCTTCAAGATATTCATCAATATTTGGAAAACGAAAAACCTCTTTACAATAATATCCATCGTCTGCAACATCGTAACGGTGAATATATTTGGATACAAGCAAAAGGGAAACAAGACTATGATCAAAATGGCAAAACTTATCGTTTAGTCGGTACAATCACGGACATTAGCGAAAAAGTTGCCGTTGAACAAGAATTAATCATAGCAAAAGAACAGGCGGAGGGCGCTAATCGTGCCAAAAGCGAATTTCTGGCGACTATGAGTCACGAAATCCGCACCCCCATGAATGCGGTAATTGGCATGGCTGGTTTACTCCTCGATACTGATTTAACCCCCGAACAACAAGAATTTACTGAGATTATTCGCACTAGCAGTGACAGTTTATTAAATATAATTAATGATATTCTCGATTTTTCTAAAATTGAATCAGGCAAATTAGAGTTAGAACAACAACCCTTTTCCCTTTATCAAGCGGTGGAAGAGTCTCTGGATTTAGTAGCGCCCAAAGCCTCCCATAAACAGTTAGAGTTAGTTTATACCATTGACGGGGAAGTCAATAATTTTCTCGTCGGTGATGTGACAAGATTAAAACAAATTTTAGTAAATCTCTTGAGTAATGCAGTAAAATTTACTCAAAGTGGTGAGGTAGTATTATCTATCCATCAACAGCGCCCTTCACAACTACTTTTCATCGTCAAAGATACGGGAATTGGTATTCCAGCTAATGGCATGAATCGATTATTTAAGCCTTTTTGCCAAGTAGATGCTTCCACCACTCGGAATTATGGTGGGACGGGGTTAGGCTTGGCAATCTGTCAAAGATTAATTAAACTAATGGGGGGCATGATGTGGGCAGAAAGTCGAGGGGAAATCATGGGAGTGTATCCTCCTGATTGGGAAATTGAATCAAATCCTCAAACGCCCGGCTCAAAATTCTGTTTTGTTATTCCCGCTAAATTTCTTTACCAAAATAGCGCCCCTCAAGAAAATACTCAACAATTATTGCAGGGCAAAAAAATCCTCATTGTGGATGACAATGAAATCAATCGTCAAGTATTAATGAGTCAGTGTCAAAATTTTGGCTTGATAACCATTACTGCATCTTCCGCCAAGGAAGCATTATTAATCCTCAAAAGTCAACAGCCTTTGGATTTTGCCATTCTTGATATGCAAATGCCTTATATGGATGGTGTCACCCTGGCTAAAAAAATTAGTTATCTACCTCATTATCAATCATTACCTCTTATTCTACTGAGTTCTATGGGTCATGGTCATATTGAGCAGGCGCTATCAGAGGTAAATTGGGCAGCCACCTTAGTTAAACCCATTAAACAATCAAAATTGTATCAAATTCTTTCTACCATTGTCACTCAAGCACAATCCCCAGAAAAATCTGCTAAAATCATTAATTCTTCCGCTGCCAATTTAACTAATATTGCCACCGTTACACCCCTAAAAATACTCATTGCGGAGGATAATATTATCAATCAAAAAGTAATTACCAATATCCTCAAACGTCTAGGTTATCGCGCTGATGTGGTAAGTAATGGAGTAGAAGTTTTAGATATTTTACGCCATGAATCCTATGATTTAATTTTAATGGATGTGCAAATGCCAGACATGGATGGATTGACGGCTACTCGCCAAATTCGCACTCTCTGGCGTCATAATCGTAGTAATTTTTCTGGCAATCCACCTTATATTATTGCCATGACAGCTAACGCTATGGAAGGCGATAGACAACGTTGTTTAGACGCAGGAATGGATGATTACCTAGGGAAACCAGTAAGGGTAGAGGCGCTGGTGGAAAAACTAAAAACTGTCCGTAAGAGTGATTCTACGGTTATATTTAATATAAACAATCTTTCTGTTCTTAAAAATACTTACTCAGAAGAATCGATGATGAAATTAGATACCCAAATAATTACCGAATTAAAGGATATGATTGGAGAAGAAGACTTCGAGGAGGTATTTCAAGATTTAATTATTTCTTATTTGGAAGATACACCGGGTTTACTACAGGGCATTCAAGCTGGTATTACTACTGAAGATGTTGAATTAGTTCAAATCAATGCCCATACTCTCAAATCTAGTAGCATTACCTTAGGGGCAAAATCTTTATCTCAATTATGTAAAATGTTAGAACAATCCACCATAAAAGGTAATTTGGATGAAGCTGATATTTTATTTACTTCTATTTTAGCGGAATACAAAAGGGTAGAAAACACCATGAGGGCGCTGGTTAAAAATAAATAA
- a CDS encoding fumarylacetoacetate hydrolase family protein: protein MAQRYVRVKTLKGQTYYGKLQLDRSVQVLDAPPWLSGNETEQILGEGEYILLAPCAPSKIIALGKNYLGHAQEMGSDVPKEPLIFLKPPSAIIAHEQIIYYPKQSQRVDYEGELALIIGERTKNCTVEDAQTKIWGYTIANDITARDIQKKDGQWTRAKGFDTFCPLGPWIVRELTSGARLETTINYEEKPKQSSLLEDMVFSPPEIVAYVSQIMTLLPGDVILTGTPEGIGPLQIGNSVSVEIESIGILTNTIEAIPDDL, encoded by the coding sequence ATGGCACAACGTTATGTAAGAGTTAAAACATTAAAGGGTCAAACCTACTACGGCAAACTACAGCTTGATCGTAGCGTACAAGTGTTAGACGCGCCACCGTGGCTAAGTGGTAATGAAACTGAACAAATTTTGGGAGAAGGAGAATATATACTACTAGCGCCCTGCGCCCCATCAAAAATCATTGCTTTGGGCAAGAATTATCTTGGTCATGCCCAAGAAATGGGATCAGATGTACCAAAAGAACCGTTAATTTTTCTTAAACCTCCTTCTGCTATCATCGCCCATGAACAAATTATTTATTATCCTAAACAATCTCAACGGGTGGATTATGAAGGAGAATTAGCTCTTATCATTGGTGAAAGAACAAAAAATTGCACTGTAGAAGATGCCCAAACCAAAATTTGGGGTTATACCATCGCCAACGATATTACCGCTAGGGATATACAAAAAAAAGATGGACAATGGACAAGGGCAAAAGGATTTGATACATTTTGTCCATTGGGTCCTTGGATTGTGCGAGAATTAACTTCGGGCGCTAGGCTAGAGACTACCATCAATTATGAGGAAAAACCGAAACAATCCAGTTTATTAGAAGATATGGTGTTTTCACCCCCAGAAATTGTTGCCTACGTTTCCCAAATTATGACTTTGTTGCCGGGAGATGTGATTTTAACTGGCACACCAGAAGGAATTGGACCTTTACAAATAGGTAATTCTGTGAGTGTGGAAATTGAGAGTATCGGTATTTTAACTAATACCATTGAAGCAATACCTGATGATTTGTAA
- the sepF gene encoding cell division protein SepF, with product MTEVNKPNFLDKVRSMINGNAENYEHYEEEMEEMVQEADNFDLQEVELTNVAEEKPAPVNSSLRRQNRNKIQSESSSSETAMNNNNHHYPNNVIGMPGVNSMVHEIVFLEPHNFQQMTQVIEILKQQKTVVLNFTVMDAYEAQRAVDFVAGGAFAMDGHQKRIGDGIFLFTPRNVNVNDNMKINLDGSEDKSFNPTMGLTDKFPDSLWDTPSSDLPDSMAQ from the coding sequence ATGACAGAAGTGAATAAGCCAAATTTTTTAGATAAAGTAAGAAGCATGATTAACGGTAATGCTGAAAATTACGAGCATTACGAAGAAGAAATGGAGGAAATGGTACAAGAAGCGGATAATTTCGACTTGCAAGAAGTGGAATTAACCAATGTGGCGGAAGAAAAACCAGCGCCCGTCAACTCCTCTCTTCGCCGTCAGAATAGAAACAAAATTCAATCAGAATCTTCATCATCAGAAACTGCGATGAATAACAATAATCATCACTATCCTAATAATGTAATTGGTATGCCGGGAGTAAATTCAATGGTCCATGAAATAGTTTTCCTCGAACCTCACAATTTCCAACAAATGACTCAAGTCATCGAAATTTTGAAACAACAAAAAACCGTAGTCTTAAATTTTACTGTCATGGATGCCTATGAAGCACAACGGGCGGTGGATTTTGTGGCGGGGGGCGCTTTTGCCATGGATGGACACCAAAAAAGAATCGGTGATGGTATCTTTTTATTCACCCCCAGAAATGTCAATGTTAATGACAATATGAAAATCAATTTGGATGGTAGTGAAGACAAATCCTTTAACCCCACCATGGGATTAACCGATAAATTTCCCGATTCTCTTTGGGATACACCCTCTTCTGATTTGCCTGACTCCATGGCTCAATAA
- the gmd gene encoding GDP-mannose 4,6-dehydratase, with protein sequence MSDRKVALITGITGQDGSYLAELLLDKGYEVHGIIRRTSTFNTDRIDHIYQDPHQQDATLFLHYGDLTDGTTLRRILEEVKPHEVFNLGAQSHVRVSFDAPEFTVDSVAMGTLRLLEAIRDYQCRAGVEVRYYQAGSSEMFGKVLEVPQTETTPFYPRSPYACAKVYAHWQTVNHRESYNMFACNGILFNHESPRRGETFVTRKITRAIARIVAGQQKELFLGNIDSKRDWGYAKDYVVAMWLMLQQDQPDDYVVATGETHSVKEFLTLAFTHVNLNWEDYVRFDERYLRPAEVDLLIGDPAKAMEKLDWKPSVTFPELVGLMVDADLEALGLKTKNGTPVSDQAYIRQNMLHNVG encoded by the coding sequence ATGAGTGATCGCAAGGTTGCATTAATAACAGGAATCACAGGACAAGACGGCTCTTATTTAGCTGAATTACTATTAGATAAAGGTTATGAAGTACATGGAATTATTCGACGTACTTCCACCTTTAATACTGACAGAATTGATCACATATATCAAGACCCTCATCAGCAAGATGCAACTCTTTTTCTACACTATGGAGATTTAACTGACGGCACAACTCTAAGAAGAATATTAGAAGAAGTTAAACCCCATGAGGTTTTCAATTTAGGGGCTCAATCTCATGTTAGAGTCAGCTTTGATGCTCCCGAATTTACCGTAGATAGTGTTGCCATGGGTACATTGAGACTGTTAGAAGCAATCCGAGATTACCAATGTCGTGCGGGGGTTGAAGTGCGCTATTATCAAGCCGGTTCCTCAGAAATGTTTGGTAAAGTATTAGAAGTGCCACAAACGGAAACCACCCCATTTTATCCCCGTAGCCCCTACGCCTGTGCTAAAGTTTACGCCCATTGGCAAACCGTAAACCATCGAGAATCTTATAATATGTTTGCCTGTAATGGAATTTTATTCAACCATGAAAGCCCTCGCCGTGGAGAAACCTTTGTAACACGAAAAATTACCAGAGCCATTGCGAGAATTGTGGCAGGGCAACAAAAAGAGTTATTTTTAGGTAACATCGATTCCAAAAGAGACTGGGGTTATGCCAAAGACTATGTAGTTGCCATGTGGTTGATGTTACAACAGGATCAACCTGATGATTATGTGGTGGCAACGGGAGAAACTCATTCTGTTAAGGAGTTTCTTACATTAGCCTTTACCCACGTTAACTTAAACTGGGAGGACTACGTGCGCTTTGACGAGCGCTATTTGCGCCCAGCAGAGGTGGATTTATTGATTGGTGATCCAGCTAAAGCTATGGAAAAACTGGACTGGAAACCCTCAGTAACGTTTCCTGAGTTAGTGGGTTTGATGGTAGATGCTGATCTTGAAGCCTTAGGTTTAAAAACCAAAAATGGTACACCGGTAAGTGATCAGGCTTACATCCGTCAGAATATGTTACATAATGTGGGCTAA
- a CDS encoding GDP-L-fucose synthase: MLELKNKKILVTGGSGFLGKQVVAELLKAGATKENITIPRSKDCDLTVWENCQKVVKNQDVVVHLAAHVGGIGLNQVKPAELFYDNLMMGAQLIHASYQAGVEKFTCVGTICAYPKFTPVPFKEDDIWNGYPEETNAPYGVAKKALLVQLQSYRQQYGFNGIYLLPVNLYGPEDNFDPASSHVIPALIRKVHEAQQRGDKTIPVWGDGSPTREFLYSNDAARGIVMGTLSYDDLEPVNLGTNFEISIKDLTELICDLMGFEGELVWQTDKPNGQPRRCLDTSRAKEAFGFTAQMELKEGLKNTIDWYRANS; this comes from the coding sequence ATGTTAGAACTCAAAAATAAAAAAATTCTAGTAACTGGTGGATCAGGTTTTTTAGGTAAGCAAGTAGTGGCAGAATTACTGAAAGCTGGTGCAACCAAAGAAAATATCACTATTCCCCGCTCTAAAGATTGTGATTTGACAGTGTGGGAAAACTGCCAAAAAGTGGTAAAAAATCAAGATGTGGTAGTGCATTTAGCGGCGCACGTCGGCGGTATAGGTTTAAATCAGGTGAAACCAGCCGAGTTATTTTATGATAACTTGATGATGGGCGCTCAATTAATCCATGCTTCCTATCAAGCTGGAGTAGAAAAATTTACTTGTGTCGGCACAATTTGTGCTTATCCCAAGTTTACCCCTGTACCATTTAAAGAAGATGACATTTGGAATGGTTATCCCGAAGAAACCAACGCACCCTATGGCGTAGCCAAAAAAGCCCTATTAGTGCAACTACAATCCTATCGTCAACAATACGGTTTTAATGGTATTTATTTATTACCTGTAAATTTATATGGACCAGAAGATAACTTTGATCCTGCTAGTTCCCATGTTATCCCAGCCTTGATCCGTAAAGTTCACGAAGCGCAACAAAGAGGCGATAAAACTATTCCCGTTTGGGGTGATGGTAGCCCCACTCGTGAATTTTTATACTCTAATGATGCAGCACGAGGCATTGTCATGGGTACTTTGAGTTATGATGATCTTGAGCCAGTTAATTTAGGTACTAATTTTGAAATTTCCATCAAAGATTTAACCGAATTAATCTGTGATTTAATGGGCTTTGAAGGGGAATTGGTATGGCAAACTGATAAACCGAACGGGCAACCGCGCCGTTGTTTGGATACATCCCGTGCTAAAGAAGCCTTTGGTTTTACCGCTCAAATGGAGCTTAAAGAAGGCTTAAAGAACACCATCGACTGGTATCGTGCTAATAGTTAA
- a CDS encoding glycoside hydrolase, whose translation MSHPLYVAFVWHQHQPLYKSRLSKNNVGGDYRLPWVRLHGTKDYLDLVLLLEKYPKLHQTVNLVPSLMMQLEEYATGKALDPYLALTLTPVSQLNIEQKKFIINHFFDANHHHQIQPHPRYEELYQQRQGNGIDWCLYNWQEQDFSDLLAWHNLAWFDPLFWSDKDIADWLTRGRNFSLSDRQRIFSKQKEIIARIIPQHKKMQDNGQLEITTTPYSHPILPLLADSTSALVARPEMSLPNSRFQWKEDIVIHLNKAWEMYGEKFGRAPSGLWPSEQSVSPAMLDPVAKQGFKWLCSDEAVLGWSLNHFFNRDETGNILEPEVLYQPYGIKTDYGDLSMVFRDHRLSDLIGFTYGAMDTDQAVCHLIGQLQGIARRLKERQGDKGAGLSQPWLVTIALDGENCWEFYDQDGKPFLESLYSRLSDNKQIKLVTVGEFIQQFPPRQTIAKDKLHSGSWIDGSFSTWIGDPTKNKAWEYLHAARLTLAQHPEATRENNPEAWEALYAAEGSDWFWWFGEPHHSTHDDMFDQLFREHLIALYQALNEAVPSYLQRSITNFDTPCGESGQPCGYIHPIIDGKGDEEDWDKAGKIKVGGARGTMHRSSVIPSMYYGWDHLNFYFRFDLRGGALVGKDLPSEIHLAWFYPHRDGYNSPLPIAEMPDQAPLNYHYRHHFGINLLTKTYWLQEAGENNIWHSRYCRGKIALDKCIEIAVPWQDLHLDPDLEISLLVFLAEDGQFKEALSEDNLIRLQVP comes from the coding sequence ATGTCTCACCCTCTCTACGTTGCTTTTGTTTGGCATCAACATCAACCCCTTTATAAATCTCGTCTCTCTAAAAATAATGTTGGGGGTGATTATCGCTTACCTTGGGTGAGATTACACGGTACAAAAGACTATTTAGATTTAGTTTTATTATTAGAAAAATATCCCAAGTTACATCAAACTGTCAATCTGGTGCCTTCTTTGATGATGCAGTTAGAAGAATACGCCACAGGAAAAGCCCTCGATCCTTATTTAGCTTTAACTTTAACTCCTGTTAGTCAATTAAATATTGAGCAAAAAAAATTCATTATCAATCACTTTTTTGATGCTAACCACCATCATCAAATACAACCCCACCCAAGATATGAAGAGTTATATCAACAAAGACAAGGTAACGGTATAGATTGGTGTTTGTATAATTGGCAGGAGCAAGATTTTAGCGATTTATTAGCATGGCATAATTTAGCATGGTTTGATCCTTTATTTTGGTCTGATAAAGACATTGCCGACTGGTTGACGAGAGGGCGAAATTTTAGTTTAAGTGATCGTCAAAGAATTTTTAGTAAACAAAAAGAAATTATTGCACGTATTATCCCTCAGCATAAAAAAATGCAGGATAATGGGCAATTAGAAATTACCACGACACCTTATAGCCATCCTATTTTACCTCTGTTGGCGGATAGCACCAGCGCCCTTGTCGCTAGACCTGAAATGTCATTACCCAACAGCCGTTTTCAATGGAAAGAAGATATAGTTATTCATCTTAATAAAGCATGGGAGATGTATGGCGAGAAATTTGGGAGGGCGCCCTCCGGCTTGTGGCCTAGTGAGCAATCTGTTAGCCCAGCCATGCTTGATCCCGTGGCTAAACAAGGTTTTAAGTGGTTATGTTCTGATGAAGCGGTGTTGGGCTGGAGTTTAAATCATTTTTTCAACCGAGATGAAACGGGTAATATTCTTGAACCTGAAGTATTATATCAACCCTATGGCATAAAAACGGATTATGGTGATTTGAGTATGGTATTTCGAGATCATCGCCTCTCGGATTTAATCGGTTTTACTTATGGTGCTATGGATACAGATCAAGCGGTATGTCACTTGATCGGACAATTACAGGGCATCGCGCGCCGTCTCAAGGAAAGACAAGGAGACAAGGGCGCTGGATTAAGTCAACCTTGGTTAGTTACCATTGCTTTAGATGGGGAAAATTGCTGGGAATTTTACGATCAAGATGGCAAACCTTTCCTTGAAAGTCTTTACAGTCGTTTGAGTGATAATAAACAGATTAAATTGGTGACGGTGGGAGAATTTATCCAACAATTTCCCCCTCGTCAAACCATTGCGAAAGATAAACTGCATAGCGGTTCATGGATTGATGGTAGTTTCAGCACTTGGATTGGCGATCCGACTAAAAATAAGGCTTGGGAATATCTCCATGCAGCGCGCCTCACCCTAGCCCAACACCCCGAAGCCACCAGAGAAAATAATCCCGAAGCGTGGGAAGCGTTATACGCTGCCGAAGGCTCAGACTGGTTTTGGTGGTTTGGTGAACCCCATCATTCTACCCATGATGATATGTTTGATCAGTTATTTAGAGAACATTTGATCGCTCTTTATCAAGCCTTAAATGAAGCAGTGCCAAGTTATCTCCAGCGCTCGATTACCAATTTTGATACTCCCTGTGGTGAAAGTGGGCAACCTTGCGGTTATATTCACCCTATTATCGACGGTAAAGGGGATGAGGAAGATTGGGATAAAGCTGGAAAAATTAAGGTGGGGGGCGCTAGGGGAACGATGCACCGTTCTAGTGTTATCCCTAGTATGTATTATGGTTGGGATCATCTTAATTTTTATTTTCGTTTCGATTTACGGGGAGGGGCGCTGGTAGGTAAGGATTTACCATCAGAAATACATTTAGCTTGGTTTTACCCTCATCGTGACGGTTATAATAGTCCCTTACCCATAGCTGAAATGCCCGATCAAGCGCCCCTCAACTACCATTATCGTCATCATTTTGGGATCAATCTTTTGACAAAAACCTATTGGCTACAGGAAGCTGGAGAAAATAATATTTGGCATTCTCGTTATTGTCGAGGAAAAATAGCACTAGACAAATGTATTGAAATTGCTGTACCTTGGCAAGATTTACATCTTGATCCAGATTTAGAAATAAGTTTATTAGTATTCTTAGCGGAAGATGGTCAATTTAAAGAAGCCTTAAGCGAAGATAATCTTATTCGCTTACAAGTACCTTAA